From the genome of Bradyrhizobium elkanii USDA 76, one region includes:
- a CDS encoding 4'-phosphopantetheinyl transferase family protein yields the protein MAFRIGACEQSAWENSRSFDGPGYRKLERGARGAGATPLSFLDKAVELRPGIITPVLEHDGLEVLAFVLHVEHDVIRELSVCLNEAEHRRVEGLRLERDRRRFVVSRGQLRQVLASRLDIAPSEIELEYGRLGKPHLSRRMPVRDLRFSVSRSGEVAVIALSIRQEVGVDIEAILPVPEADEIAAFCLSTSEYESYAALDPEDRLEGFLQRWTRLEAVSKALGCGLGQPMSWDEKDWAVRSFVPQPGYVGSVVVRK from the coding sequence ATGGCTTTTCGCATAGGTGCCTGTGAACAGAGCGCGTGGGAAAATAGTCGTTCCTTTGACGGGCCAGGCTATCGCAAGCTTGAACGCGGGGCTCGCGGAGCCGGCGCCACCCCTTTGAGCTTTTTGGACAAAGCAGTTGAGCTGAGGCCCGGGATCATCACGCCGGTCCTCGAGCATGATGGTTTGGAGGTCCTGGCATTCGTGCTCCATGTGGAGCACGACGTCATCCGGGAGCTAAGCGTTTGCCTCAACGAAGCGGAACATCGGCGCGTCGAGGGATTGAGACTGGAGCGAGACCGCCGCCGCTTTGTCGTTAGCCGCGGGCAGCTGCGCCAGGTCCTCGCTTCCAGACTGGACATTGCGCCTTCGGAGATCGAGCTGGAATATGGACGGCTGGGCAAACCCCACCTCTCCCGCCGCATGCCCGTCCGCGACTTGCGCTTCAGCGTCTCACGATCCGGAGAAGTCGCGGTCATCGCCCTCTCGATCAGGCAAGAGGTCGGGGTGGACATCGAGGCAATTCTCCCGGTGCCCGAAGCGGACGAGATCGCAGCGTTCTGTCTTTCCACCTCCGAGTACGAGTCCTACGCCGCCCTCGATCCGGAAGACCGGCTGGAAGGCTTCCTCCAGCGCTGGACCCGGCTGGAGGCTGTCTCCAAGGCGCTGGGGTGCGGCCTGGGACAGCCCATGTCCTGGGATGAAAAGGATTGGGCTGTCAGAAGCTTCGTACCGCAACCTGGATATGTTGGGAGCGTGGTCGTCCGGAAATGA
- a CDS encoding alpha/beta fold hydrolase gives MSASSMKSPMSAQVMQFSELLADLAVKDIKVWVEGDRLRCNAPAGALTAELRDQLQGRRGEIIAFLNMATAATTQPPAIVPLQSRGTRTPIYAVPGHVGAPSSFLDLSKNLGGDQPFYALQPPGFDGQSEPMDRVEDIAEYFARQIVEYQPAGPYIIAGYCSGASTAFELAQILGQRKSEVACVALFGPLHPTTYGEWPRRLYFVARAKAESFLHATAKLPTFSARLRYFGSRLREHFHALVRGSKEPVATDPVLASRALLKSTAIAAFQRYTPTPYSGRVCIILPNKAWLRSGAAPHRWLRVVPHAEFYFGPDDCNEASMLMEPDAPAIADLYRQATQKQND, from the coding sequence ATGTCAGCTTCATCCATGAAAAGCCCGATGTCAGCGCAGGTGATGCAGTTTTCGGAGCTGCTCGCAGACCTCGCGGTCAAGGACATCAAGGTCTGGGTCGAGGGCGACCGGCTGCGCTGCAACGCCCCGGCCGGCGCGCTGACGGCGGAGCTTCGCGATCAGTTGCAGGGGCGGAGGGGCGAGATCATCGCGTTTCTGAACATGGCCACGGCCGCGACCACGCAACCGCCTGCAATCGTTCCGTTGCAGTCTCGCGGAACACGCACGCCCATTTACGCTGTGCCCGGTCATGTCGGGGCACCGTCCTCATTCCTGGACCTCTCGAAGAACCTGGGCGGCGATCAACCGTTCTACGCACTCCAACCGCCTGGCTTCGATGGGCAGAGCGAGCCGATGGACCGCGTCGAAGATATCGCCGAGTACTTCGCCCGCCAGATCGTCGAATATCAGCCGGCCGGTCCGTACATCATCGCCGGCTACTGCTCCGGCGCTTCAACAGCTTTCGAACTGGCGCAAATCCTGGGACAGCGCAAATCGGAGGTCGCATGCGTTGCGCTCTTTGGTCCTCTTCACCCCACCACCTATGGGGAATGGCCGCGCCGGCTGTATTTCGTTGCCAGGGCTAAGGCGGAATCGTTCCTGCATGCGACGGCGAAGCTGCCGACATTCAGCGCCCGTCTCCGATATTTCGGCAGCCGCCTCCGCGAACATTTCCACGCCCTCGTTCGCGGGAGCAAAGAGCCTGTCGCGACAGATCCGGTGTTGGCGAGCAGGGCTCTGCTCAAATCCACGGCGATCGCGGCCTTTCAGCGGTACACTCCAACTCCGTATTCGGGTCGGGTCTGCATAATCCTTCCCAACAAAGCCTGGCTGCGATCGGGCGCCGCGCCACATCGATGGCTCCGAGTAGTGCCGCATGCCGAATTCTACTTCGGGCCCGATGACTGCAACGAAGCCTCGATGCTGATGGAACCTGACGCACCTGCCATCGCAGACCTCTATCGCCAGGCAACCCAAAAGCAGAACGATTGA
- a CDS encoding non-ribosomal peptide synthetase: protein MNEVLPIAPEGVALPLLKDSDHQALVVDYNATAARYPSDRTIIDLFRDQATRSPDAEAIRFGNATLTYRQLDERSNQMAAHLSSTGVGPGRIAVVFMEHSIEVVVAILGVLKSGAAYVPVDAATPKGRIATILQDISNGTDGRAPVAITQSRLRSGIPPNLADIFVLDANLDSILNQPASARPSAATPDGAAYIIFTSGSTGTPKGVEIEHRSLVNYIWWAAQVYSSGESLAWPLFSSLAFDLTVTTLFTPLITGGRIVVYLGDPGVQSMVVLKVIDDNAVDIIKLTPAHLAMIRDRDLETTRLRKFIVGGEDFKAALARDITNAIPHPIEIYNEYGPTEATVGCMIHRFDTERDQSASVPIGVPAANAGIYVLSKEYQPTGPGIIGEMFIAGDGLARGYFNRPDLTDERFRTVADPRDGRSKLRLYKTGDLARWNSEGRLEFLGRADHQVKVGGTRIELGEIEARLLKHPDVQECAVVAVTTSMTKAATRKAAQNGHLEPSTTEDSIARLVAYYVSSKPPTVADLRAHLAEELLESMIPTHYVHLERMPLTSNGKIDRSSLPEPTAENIQPAQVFAAPSTETEKTLAALWCQLLKLESVGRHDNFFDLGGESLLVVRAVSRMRKIFGVDVQLRNLFERPTLAELAEVIDGMRWVADSNTPSLSEGPREEVEL from the coding sequence ATGAACGAAGTTCTGCCTATCGCGCCGGAGGGCGTAGCGCTTCCTCTGCTGAAGGATTCCGATCATCAGGCGCTGGTTGTCGATTACAACGCCACGGCAGCACGCTATCCGTCGGACAGGACGATCATCGATCTCTTTCGCGACCAGGCGACGCGCAGTCCCGACGCCGAAGCGATCCGCTTTGGCAATGCCACGCTGACCTACCGGCAGCTCGACGAACGCTCCAACCAGATGGCCGCGCATTTGAGCTCGACCGGCGTGGGCCCGGGTCGGATTGCCGTTGTTTTCATGGAGCACTCCATTGAAGTCGTCGTTGCGATCCTGGGCGTCCTGAAGTCCGGCGCAGCCTATGTGCCGGTGGATGCGGCAACGCCGAAGGGGCGTATCGCAACGATCCTGCAGGACATTTCCAACGGGACCGACGGGCGGGCGCCCGTGGCGATCACTCAGTCGCGCCTGCGTTCCGGCATTCCCCCGAACCTTGCTGACATTTTCGTGCTCGACGCCAATTTGGATTCGATCTTGAATCAGCCGGCCTCGGCCCGGCCGTCCGCAGCCACGCCGGACGGCGCCGCCTATATCATCTTCACCTCCGGCTCGACCGGCACGCCCAAGGGCGTCGAGATCGAGCACCGGAGCCTGGTGAACTACATCTGGTGGGCCGCCCAGGTGTACAGTTCCGGCGAAAGTCTCGCATGGCCGCTTTTCTCATCCCTCGCATTTGACCTGACCGTCACAACGCTCTTTACGCCCCTCATCACCGGCGGCCGCATCGTGGTCTATCTTGGTGATCCCGGAGTGCAGAGCATGGTCGTGCTCAAGGTGATCGACGACAATGCAGTTGACATCATCAAGCTGACGCCGGCGCATCTCGCGATGATCCGCGACCGAGATCTCGAGACCACAAGACTGCGCAAGTTCATCGTGGGCGGTGAGGACTTCAAGGCCGCGCTGGCTCGCGATATCACCAACGCCATTCCCCATCCTATCGAGATCTACAACGAGTATGGACCAACCGAAGCCACGGTGGGCTGCATGATTCACCGGTTCGACACCGAGCGGGATCAATCCGCATCGGTGCCGATCGGCGTTCCGGCCGCGAATGCGGGAATCTACGTCCTCAGCAAGGAATATCAGCCCACCGGCCCCGGGATCATCGGTGAGATGTTCATTGCCGGCGACGGTCTCGCGAGAGGTTATTTCAATCGCCCTGATCTGACCGACGAACGCTTCCGCACGGTCGCCGATCCCCGAGATGGGCGCTCGAAGCTGCGGCTCTACAAGACGGGCGATCTCGCCCGCTGGAACTCGGAAGGACGCCTGGAATTTCTCGGTCGCGCCGATCATCAGGTGAAGGTCGGTGGCACCCGTATCGAGCTGGGCGAGATCGAAGCACGGCTGCTCAAGCACCCGGACGTTCAGGAATGCGCCGTCGTCGCCGTCACCACCTCGATGACGAAAGCAGCGACACGGAAAGCGGCCCAAAACGGCCATCTCGAACCGTCGACGACCGAAGACAGCATCGCACGGCTTGTGGCCTACTATGTCTCGTCGAAACCTCCGACCGTGGCGGACCTGCGCGCGCACCTCGCCGAAGAACTCCTGGAGTCCATGATTCCGACGCACTACGTTCACCTCGAGCGGATGCCGCTTACGTCCAACGGCAAGATCGACCGCTCGTCGCTTCCCGAGCCGACAGCGGAAAACATCCAGCCGGCGCAAGTCTTCGCCGCTCCCTCCACCGAGACCGAGAAGACGCTGGCCGCGCTATGGTGCCAACTCCTGAAACTCGAGTCGGTCGGACGCCACGACAACTTCTTCGACCTGGGCGGGGAGTCGCTCCTGGTGGTGCGGGCGGTGTCGCGCATGCGAAAGATCTTCGGCGTCGACGTGCAGCTTCGCAACCTCTTCGAGCGCCCGACACTGGCCGAACTGGCGGAAGTCATCGACGGAATGCGCTGGGTGGCCGATTCCAATACCCCTTCCCTCTCGGAGGGACCGAGAGAGGAGGTCGAACTCTAG
- a CDS encoding acyl-CoA dehydrogenase family protein: MDKAWMSAREPELPWMAAEYELLRDQVRRFVKEEIKPCADQWEENGFIPRSILRRMGALGFFGIRYPAEYGGAEMDSVASTVFAEELGRSTYGGVADAMLVHADMASLYVFHDGTKAQRARWMPGIVSGEAITAVAITEPDAGSDVKAIRTRAVRDGDSYVLDGTKLYITNGVHADLYCVAAKTDPAAGTNGITMFLVEKGTPGFSVARELDKLGWRSSDTAELVFDGCRVPTENVLGAEGQGFYSIMRNLQNERLVLAAMSIGMAEAAIDMTVTYVKTRRAFGGVLWDMQAIRQRLAMLSARLEASRQFLYATAWRMAADDDCLRETSMLKAICGELVNEVAYACVQFHGAMGVMRESAIERVARDARVLSIAGGATEVMLEVVASMS, from the coding sequence ATGGACAAAGCCTGGATGTCGGCGCGAGAGCCGGAGCTGCCCTGGATGGCGGCGGAGTATGAGCTGTTACGGGACCAGGTCCGCCGGTTCGTCAAGGAGGAAATCAAGCCCTGCGCGGATCAATGGGAAGAGAACGGGTTCATTCCCCGTTCGATCCTGCGCCGCATGGGCGCACTCGGTTTCTTCGGCATCCGCTACCCGGCCGAGTATGGTGGCGCCGAAATGGACTCCGTCGCGTCAACGGTCTTCGCCGAGGAGCTCGGGCGCTCGACCTATGGCGGCGTCGCCGACGCGATGCTCGTCCATGCCGACATGGCTTCCTTGTATGTCTTTCACGACGGGACCAAAGCCCAGCGGGCCCGCTGGATGCCGGGCATTGTCAGCGGCGAGGCGATCACCGCGGTCGCCATCACGGAGCCGGATGCGGGCTCGGACGTGAAAGCCATCCGCACGCGCGCGGTCCGAGATGGCGATTCCTACGTGCTCGACGGCACGAAGCTCTACATCACGAACGGCGTCCACGCGGATCTCTACTGCGTCGCGGCCAAGACGGATCCCGCGGCAGGAACCAACGGGATCACGATGTTCCTCGTCGAGAAGGGGACGCCAGGCTTCAGCGTCGCGCGCGAGCTGGACAAGCTCGGCTGGCGCTCCTCCGACACGGCGGAACTTGTCTTCGACGGTTGCCGCGTCCCCACCGAGAACGTGCTCGGTGCGGAGGGACAAGGCTTCTATTCAATCATGCGCAACTTGCAGAACGAGCGCCTTGTCCTCGCCGCCATGTCGATAGGGATGGCCGAGGCAGCGATCGATATGACCGTCACCTACGTGAAGACCCGCCGCGCATTTGGGGGCGTTCTTTGGGACATGCAGGCGATCCGTCAACGTCTCGCGATGCTCTCCGCGAGACTGGAGGCAAGCCGTCAGTTTCTCTATGCCACCGCTTGGCGCATGGCGGCCGACGACGATTGCCTGCGCGAGACCTCGATGTTGAAAGCCATCTGCGGCGAACTCGTCAACGAGGTCGCGTATGCGTGCGTGCAGTTCCACGGCGCCATGGGTGTCATGCGCGAGAGCGCGATCGAGCGCGTAGCGCGTGACGCGCGCGTCCTCTCCATCGCCGGCGGCGCGACGGAGGTGATGCTCGAGGTGGTCGCGTCGATGTCATGA
- the asnB gene encoding asparagine synthase B has product MTSLCGFVGIFGFKESIETVRSRALEMAKTVRHRGPDWSGIYSGEGAVLAHERLSIVDVEHGAQPLLDVTTGRALAVNGEIYNHVALREALKLPHAWKTKSDCEIILYLYDEYGPAVCNMLSGIFAFALFDERSGDFFVARDHIGIVPLYIGWGSDGTTYVASEMKALDGVCETIREFPPGHHYSGKAGKFVKWYDPQWAHTLPTRKVSLQELRTSLEAAVKQQMMCDVPYGVLISGGLDSSLIAALAARHRFKRIESGETEEAWWPRLHSFSVGLENSPDMKHARDVAAHIGTVHHEIVFTVQEGLDALPDVIRHLETFDVTTIRAGTPMYLMARKIKSMGIKMVLSGEGADEVFGGYLYFHMAPSAEEFHQETVRKIFALSKYDCCRANKAMAAWGVEARVPFLDKEFLDYAMSINPAEKMCPGEKIEKGILREAFTDLLPQAILWRQKEQFSDGVGYSWIESLKHQAENKVSDQMLAAASKRFPQQTPTSKEGYFYRTIFDSIFNNPTACLTVPVGPSIACSTPTAFLWSQQFASMNDPSGRAVKGIHVQAIDHVQSVGNLGSSKAPSSERVAAAE; this is encoded by the coding sequence TTGACCTCCTTGTGCGGCTTCGTTGGCATCTTTGGATTTAAGGAATCGATCGAGACGGTGCGCAGCCGGGCGCTCGAGATGGCCAAGACGGTCAGGCACCGCGGGCCGGACTGGAGCGGCATTTACTCCGGCGAGGGCGCAGTGCTCGCGCACGAGCGCCTTTCCATCGTCGACGTGGAGCACGGCGCTCAACCCCTTCTCGACGTGACCACGGGTCGGGCTTTGGCCGTGAACGGGGAGATCTACAATCATGTCGCTTTGCGCGAGGCACTGAAGCTGCCGCACGCATGGAAAACGAAGTCCGATTGCGAAATTATCCTGTATCTCTACGACGAGTACGGCCCCGCCGTGTGCAATATGCTGAGTGGAATCTTTGCGTTTGCCCTGTTCGATGAGCGCAGTGGCGATTTCTTCGTCGCCCGAGACCACATCGGCATCGTTCCGCTTTACATCGGATGGGGTAGCGACGGCACGACTTACGTCGCGAGCGAAATGAAAGCTCTCGATGGCGTATGCGAGACGATCCGGGAGTTTCCTCCGGGACATCATTACAGCGGCAAGGCCGGAAAGTTCGTCAAGTGGTATGATCCGCAGTGGGCGCATACTCTTCCAACGAGGAAGGTGTCCCTGCAGGAGCTCCGAACGTCGCTCGAAGCTGCGGTCAAGCAGCAAATGATGTGCGATGTGCCTTACGGGGTGCTTATTTCCGGTGGGCTCGACTCTTCGCTTATCGCCGCGCTCGCGGCGCGCCACCGCTTCAAGCGGATCGAGTCGGGAGAAACCGAAGAAGCATGGTGGCCGAGACTGCACTCGTTCTCCGTCGGCCTGGAAAACTCACCTGACATGAAGCATGCGCGAGACGTGGCGGCGCACATCGGCACGGTCCATCATGAGATTGTCTTTACCGTGCAGGAAGGGTTGGACGCATTGCCGGACGTGATCCGGCACCTGGAGACCTTTGACGTCACCACCATTCGTGCCGGTACGCCGATGTATCTCATGGCGCGGAAGATCAAATCAATGGGCATCAAAATGGTGTTGTCCGGAGAAGGCGCTGACGAGGTCTTTGGCGGCTATCTCTACTTCCACATGGCGCCATCAGCAGAAGAATTCCATCAGGAGACTGTTCGAAAGATCTTTGCGCTCAGCAAGTATGATTGCTGCCGCGCGAACAAGGCAATGGCGGCCTGGGGGGTCGAAGCCCGCGTGCCCTTCCTGGACAAGGAATTCCTGGACTACGCAATGTCGATAAACCCCGCCGAGAAAATGTGCCCTGGCGAGAAAATCGAGAAGGGCATATTGCGGGAAGCATTTACCGATCTGTTGCCGCAAGCGATCCTGTGGCGTCAGAAGGAGCAGTTTTCCGACGGGGTAGGGTATAGCTGGATTGAGAGCTTGAAACATCAAGCCGAGAATAAAGTCTCGGATCAGATGCTCGCCGCGGCGAGCAAGCGCTTTCCGCAGCAAACGCCGACGTCCAAGGAAGGATATTTCTACAGGACCATCTTTGATAGCATCTTCAACAACCCGACAGCCTGCCTAACTGTGCCCGTCGGTCCTTCGATCGCATGCTCCACGCCGACCGCGTTTCTCTGGTCTCAGCAATTTGCGAGCATGAATGACCCGTCCGGAAGGGCCGTGAAAGGGATCCACGTTCAGGCCATTGATCATGTTCAATCAGTTGGAAACCTCGGCAGCTCGAAGGCCCCGTCGAGCGAACGGGTCGCAGCGGCGGAGTGA
- a CDS encoding polysaccharide biosynthesis/export family protein: MPNAKLRNFFHLDNRHGQPGRCVRWGLVAVGLTISAQAKAEYRVSVGDVLEVAVAGVPELRQRAPVQVDGNISLPLVGMVPVAGLPLQEIRAKVGAALTSKVFRQRTVDGREVVVVIDADQVTAIVAEYRPVYVNGDVSKPGEYPYRPASTARQLIAMAGGYDIMHIRMNNPYLESADLRSEYGSLWTELAKEQARMWRIKSELGEGTQINPSASLADVPIARSAVSEIVNAEAEYLKTKQSDYQQEKAYLQRSVRQGDDEVRVLSEQQKKDEEGLQSDVEDLQKATDLFGKGSLISPRVTDARRAVLLSATRRLQTSAQLLQVKKLQDEYARRLAKLDDQRKLDLFRELQETSLKLNQIREKLQSVGEKLQYTSMVRSQLARGAGSKPDIAIIRKSEKGPERIVVNEDAELQPGDTIEVSLRYQDGPDASPRKLSSANAPVVIGRTEVTAADSRRDSR; this comes from the coding sequence ATGCCGAATGCCAAGCTGCGTAATTTCTTCCATCTTGACAACCGTCACGGTCAACCAGGCCGTTGCGTCAGATGGGGCCTGGTGGCTGTTGGCCTGACGATTTCCGCTCAGGCGAAAGCCGAATATCGCGTGAGCGTCGGAGATGTTCTGGAGGTCGCGGTGGCCGGCGTGCCGGAGCTGCGGCAGCGCGCTCCGGTCCAGGTCGATGGCAATATCTCGTTGCCGCTGGTCGGGATGGTCCCGGTCGCCGGCCTGCCGTTGCAGGAGATTCGGGCCAAAGTCGGAGCCGCACTGACGAGCAAGGTCTTTCGACAGCGGACCGTGGACGGCCGCGAGGTCGTGGTCGTGATCGATGCAGATCAGGTCACGGCGATCGTGGCCGAGTACAGGCCTGTTTACGTCAACGGGGACGTGTCGAAGCCGGGCGAGTACCCTTATCGTCCGGCGAGCACCGCGCGCCAGCTCATCGCCATGGCGGGGGGCTACGACATCATGCATATCAGGATGAATAACCCGTATCTCGAGTCAGCCGACCTGAGAAGCGAGTATGGATCGCTCTGGACAGAGCTCGCCAAGGAACAGGCGCGCATGTGGCGCATCAAGAGCGAACTCGGGGAAGGGACGCAGATCAATCCAAGCGCTTCTCTTGCCGACGTGCCGATAGCCCGGTCGGCGGTTTCGGAAATCGTCAATGCGGAAGCCGAATATCTGAAGACGAAGCAGAGCGACTATCAGCAGGAAAAGGCGTACTTGCAGCGCAGCGTGCGGCAGGGAGACGACGAGGTCCGCGTGCTGTCGGAGCAGCAGAAGAAAGATGAAGAGGGACTTCAGTCCGACGTCGAGGACCTTCAGAAAGCGACCGACCTGTTCGGCAAGGGATCGTTGATCAGTCCTCGCGTGACGGATGCCCGTCGCGCGGTTCTGCTGTCGGCGACCCGGAGGCTGCAGACATCTGCGCAATTGCTCCAGGTCAAGAAATTGCAGGACGAGTACGCCAGACGGTTGGCAAAGCTCGACGATCAGCGGAAGCTTGATCTGTTCCGTGAGCTGCAAGAGACCAGCTTAAAGCTCAATCAGATTCGCGAGAAACTGCAGAGCGTCGGCGAGAAGCTTCAGTACACTTCGATGGTTCGATCGCAGCTCGCACGAGGCGCCGGCAGCAAGCCGGATATTGCTATTATCAGAAAGAGCGAGAAAGGACCGGAACGGATTGTCGTGAACGAGGACGCCGAGTTGCAGCCGGGCGACACCATCGAGGTCTCGCTGCGATACCAGGATGGTCCCGACGCGTCACCCCGAAAGCTGAGCAGTGCAAACGCCCCGGTCGTGATAGGCCGGACTGAGGTGACCGCGGCAGACTCGCGGCGCGACAGCAGGTGA
- a CDS encoding undecaprenyl-phosphate glucose phosphotransferase, whose translation MSYAFFTNSPAPTERSAHSIPDRKAIAADVGKNRLAALLVLAAGAEFLLVAVGAFAAAVLYYRLVLQLDYPDTPKYILESLLIATLQLLVSVGLRQYSRIQTQPRHTFLWSGVSAVFFVFSFFISTIFLLKISDGYSRATVMAQAASVIVMVLFARAICFSLLQPAIASGLIDARRVILIGEPSHCLNFSGRVSATGIRTIRSFDLPTFRTGSSAPGHSKVVEVLSHVRELIAECRPLRADDIVILTSESDVPAALALAGALSELPVDVHVVPVGAIDLMAVSRITQFGNMVTMRIFQSPLTTFHRAVKRAFDIAAAIVGLVIISPLFVILPLAIKLDSPGPVLFRQTRHGYNNETIRVLKFRSMTVTEEGDNFKQVTRHDPRVTRLGRFMRHTNIDELPQLFNVLVGDMSLVGPRPHATSQNESFARLISSFSRRHNVKPGITGWAQVNGYRGETDTLEKMQRRVEHDLYYIDNWSFLLDLKIIVMTLFSRKVYWNAF comes from the coding sequence GTGAGTTATGCGTTTTTCACCAATTCGCCGGCTCCTACCGAGCGTTCGGCGCATTCGATCCCTGACCGCAAGGCAATTGCGGCTGACGTTGGCAAGAATCGATTGGCCGCCTTGCTGGTATTGGCGGCAGGCGCCGAGTTCCTCCTCGTAGCTGTTGGGGCTTTTGCCGCTGCCGTCCTCTATTATCGACTGGTCCTTCAGCTCGACTATCCGGACACTCCCAAATACATCCTGGAATCCCTTCTGATTGCCACGTTGCAGCTGCTCGTATCCGTTGGGCTGCGGCAGTATTCGCGGATCCAGACGCAGCCCCGGCACACCTTCCTGTGGAGTGGCGTCAGCGCCGTCTTCTTCGTATTCTCCTTCTTCATCTCAACGATATTTCTTCTCAAGATCTCGGACGGCTACTCGCGCGCGACCGTGATGGCCCAGGCAGCCAGCGTCATCGTCATGGTGCTCTTCGCGCGGGCAATATGCTTCTCGTTGCTGCAACCTGCCATCGCATCCGGACTGATCGACGCCAGGCGCGTCATCCTCATAGGTGAACCGAGCCACTGCTTGAATTTTTCCGGACGAGTAAGCGCCACCGGAATCCGGACCATTCGTTCGTTCGATTTGCCGACCTTTCGCACCGGCTCTTCAGCGCCGGGGCACTCCAAGGTGGTCGAAGTGCTATCCCATGTCCGCGAACTGATCGCAGAGTGCCGGCCCCTGCGAGCGGATGACATCGTCATTCTGACTTCGGAGTCGGATGTTCCGGCTGCCCTCGCGCTCGCCGGCGCCCTGTCAGAGCTCCCGGTTGACGTTCACGTCGTCCCGGTCGGTGCAATCGACCTCATGGCCGTGTCGCGCATCACGCAGTTCGGCAACATGGTGACGATGCGCATCTTCCAATCTCCCCTGACGACGTTCCACCGGGCAGTCAAACGAGCCTTCGACATCGCGGCCGCGATTGTCGGACTTGTCATAATCAGTCCCCTCTTCGTCATCCTCCCACTCGCAATCAAGCTCGATTCCCCCGGGCCGGTGCTATTTCGTCAGACCCGGCACGGCTACAACAACGAGACTATTCGCGTGCTGAAATTCAGATCGATGACCGTGACGGAGGAGGGCGACAATTTCAAGCAGGTGACCAGGCACGATCCACGCGTGACCCGGTTGGGACGCTTCATGCGCCACACCAATATCGATGAGCTTCCACAGCTCTTCAACGTGCTGGTCGGCGATATGTCACTCGTCGGGCCTCGTCCGCACGCGACCTCGCAGAACGAGAGCTTCGCCCGGCTGATTTCGTCATTCTCCCGCCGCCACAACGTCAAGCCCGGCATTACCGGTTGGGCACAGGTCAACGGCTATCGCGGCGAAACCGACACCTTGGAGAAGATGCAACGGCGTGTCGAGCACGACCTGTATTACATCGACAATTGGTCGTTCCTTCTCGATCTCAAGATCATCGTCATGACCCTCTTCTCCAGAAAGGTCTATTGGAATGCCTTTTAA